The DNA window CTTACATGTCTGTGCAATATATGAGTATCTCCTTTGTCCTgcttcgtcctcttctttttgttttcttctgcGTTTGGATCACTTTTGGTCTACGTAAAAATGCATCTCCAGGAAGAATTGATCCCTTTCCCGGATAACAGAGGTATTATTGTGTCGTGTTGGGAAGCCGGTAGGTAGTAAGCCTTCATAGAGAAGTTGCGACTGCTTGTTTACCGCCGTCGATCATAGTCCCGATGGCTCCGATGCCGGTCGTGGTCCCTGTTCCGATCACGGTCTCGGTCGcggtctcggtctcggtcATGATCACGATCACGATGCCCATGCCTGCTGTCTCGACCCCTCTCGCGTTCATGCTCACGCTCACGCTCACGCTCACGCTTGTAACTATCCTCATGGTAGCGACCCTCCTTTCGTTTACTCTCCTCTCGGCGATACTCATCCAAGCGCGGTCGTCTGTTCTTCTTTCCGCTCTGATTCCATCCGCCGAGGTTCTCTTCACCCTTGAGCTCCGTACCGCCAAGGCCGAGTTGGTTCGGACGTCGCTTGACTTCCTTGACTGTATCGTGAGTTTTTCCGTCCCAGCCCAAACCGCGGAGAAGAGCTGCGCCGAATTCTTCCACTGGCATGGCTTCATAGTCATCAAGGGTGGTTTCTGCTGCCCCTTGAACGTCGTGACGGTAGGCGTCCTCTTCGCTTGGATGGATGATCTTTTTGTCCTCCTCCTTATTGCCTAGTAGAGCGTCCAATGCTTCGTCATCTGCTGTTCGTTTGGGCGGTGGCTTTTTCTGGTTGTCATCATTGGAGACTGGCTTCTCCTTAGACTCTGATCCAACATCCTTGTTGGCGTCCTCAGTCTTCTCCTTAATCGTCAGACCCCATTTGATTCCCTTTTCCTGATCCGCAGGTTCCGTCTCGGCGGCTGTATTGTTTTGCTGCGCTCTTGCCTCCTCAGGTAGCGAACTTTTGCTCTTCCTCTGGGCTTTGGCCTCTGATCTCCAGTCGTGATTCGGCAGTCGGGCCATCacatattctttcttttccgTCCTCGAGTCTTTTGCCTTGCGCTCCGTCTCTGCTCCATCCACCCCAAAGCCTGTGATCTTCTCATGCTGTCCTCGATGCTCAtaatcatcatcctcagagtCAGAAGCGCCCCCCAAAGCGTGAGGTCGTGGCCGCTTCCCTAGCGACGAGGATGGATTTGGTTTTGATGCTTTCGTCGAGTTTTTATTGCTCGACGTAGCGCCGAACTTGATTGCTATGCGCGAAGCCGGAGGTTTGCTCTGCTCGGTCATTTTGGCGGATGTTTTGATTGAAACTGGGTAAGTTCACCTGGGAAGATGGAATTATTTTCAAGACATCAGCTCCCAGGCACCATCACTGTGGCGTGCTATATTTGTGGCGGTGCTGAATCGGCTACTACGCTGGGGTACTagggtacctaggtaggtaggttagtagtAAGAAAACAACAGTCCTAGGATAACATGGGTAGATGgggtatcaaaataaactcggcAAAAGGCACCCTAAACTTATCGATAGGCTACCTGAGTAATTTTATCTGCCAAGATTGAaatcctgagttttctttcttccccaaccctaggtactaaggcaCCTTGATACAATACACTTTCAGATGTAGCCTGTACCAGCAATTCTGCATTTCCTCCATACCATGTGTGCCATTTGTATCCGTACTAATGTATAAAACAACTCTATCCAACAGGAACCATCGTAGATAATTGTCATTGAGAATTAGATATCTCTAGATGAGTGATATCTTGCATATCAGGAAACTTTTTTTGCTTCTAAACTTATAGATATCCaatctttaaatttactGCACTTCACTAAGTTAGGTAGTTGCTTGTGATGTTCCATATTGCAAATAAAGTGCTGTGTTATGAGACTTTCCAGGACTTCCTCCTCCGGAACTTGTCGGACAGCAATATTTTattccaagtccaagaccaGTGGCTGAATAAGAAGAGGAGTGGAGATTTCAGCCCCGAGTGATCGTAATAACAAGAGAAGATCATGTGTTAAAGTGTAACAGGCACTAGGTTTGCGCCTCCATTTACACTCGGATTTCATTTATATGAAATGATTGCTATCATTGATATAACAAAGAAGAGCAGACAGTAACTTTGTTACGTACAGGACTCGTCACTCACTTCTCTTTGGTTTCTGCTAGGTTCTAGTTAGTTGGCTCGTACTGTATGGAattgggttgggttggtaCTCTAGGTACTGCACATGTACAAGGGTGCATTACCATTCTATTCCCCCCCTTGGCCCCCTTTCTGTTCACTAGCGTTATGCACACTATCATGTTGGCGCCGCAAGCGTAAGGAAATCTGTTATGAGCCTTATCAATTGATCACGAATCATGGTATTTTCTGGCGTAACAAATTGTATTTCCTCTTTCTAATCTTGGCCTTATCCTTATCCTGAACCTTGCTCTTCCCTCTCCCACCCACCACTGGCTCGACACCCACTATTCGCTGACGCCTGTTTGATTGCCCCCCTAAGCCAGGTCATTAACCAACATCCCCCCTCCCCGATACTTTCCCCAGCCTACAGCGCCCAGCGCCCCCCCCCGTGCACTCACGCTCTAACTAGGTAGGCTCCACTGCTTTCAGCGCATTGAGCTGTAAACCACCAACAGGCCGCCCGGTTATCGTCTCCCCAGAGACAGAAATTTTGACGCCCTCCAGCGACGTCGCCTTCAACAACGACACCCAAAAAACAATCAACAACAGCGTCTTTCATCCTGTAAAACACCTGCATTCATCTCAGGCGCTCAAGAATATTATTTTGCAACGTCCGTTTCGTCCAAAAACGGATGTCACGGCCGTCGATGCTATGACTGAGGTCGGAGCCGCCGATCTATCAAGGCTGCTTCAAACAAAGCGCAATGAGTGCAGGTCAGTATGGGCTCAGACGAAAGAGCCGATTTTTCCGATTGTCAAGATATATTTTTCGGGCTGCTAACTTGCCTCAGTTCAATTGTGACGTCGCGGAAGCGCAAGCTGCGCGAGCTGTTCGCAGTTGCGACACAGTCCGAGGGTCTCCCACACCCAGTCTTGACCAACCCCGACGCGCCGACCACAACACCAGCAGAATGGCAGTTCTTGCAAGCCAACGATATCATCCAGTACGTCCTGCGATACTATTGCGCGTTTTCCCAAATTGATTTACGCGCGTGTCGGCCcgctaatatatataatgtaCTAACATGGGTACAGAGGCAAAACGCTGAACGAAGCCAGCATCCCAGCGAGACCACCGATCTCGCTTGAACTCTTCAAAAAGTCTCTGGCAAAAGCCATATTCATTGCGCCCGAGCCCACGCCGAAACGGACGCTCGAGGATGCGAGCAAACCTGAGACTGCGAATGTgcagaacaaagaacaaTCTAATGGAACTTACCCGCCTCCCAAAGTTGGCGATGCACCTCCAAAACGAACGCCGAGCCCTCCGCCTTCGACAGATCCCGCCACGACCGACAAAGCGAGCTCTCTTCCTACACCGACAAGCCAACCTGTACCCCTACCTGAGGATGCGATTGTAGAGCCGACCTTGACGACCAGTCCTATGACCCAAACCGCTACTGATACCAACGTAAATCCAAAATCGAAAGCGGAGGATATACCCAATGCCTCAGAGGCCTCAGACACACCTGCACCACGTCAACCTCAAGTTACTTTTGAATCGGGGACAAAGGGAGAAAATACTAGGCCAGGTGTATCGACGGCGGAGAAAACAAGTCGAGGGCCCAGTACTTCATCCGATGCTAGAGGTGGCGCGTTGACAGTCAAGCCGCCCACAGATGCCGCTCGTGCGCCTGATGCCTTGTCTTCACCTGGTTCAACTGCACAAAGCGCAACTACGCCCGCGGTTCACGACGATGCTTCGACAGACACAAGCCCAGAGCATGAGGGACCACAGTTTGTGGAGCCAGCCGAAGAGAAAATGACCAAGGATGAGGTAGACGAGGGGGTTCATgagaaagatgatgagaaagaatCGAGTCATGATGTTGAGGCTACTTTGAACCAAGACATACAAAATCGTGTGCTGGAAGCACCCCCTGACTCTGCTGAAGCTCAATTGCTGCAGGAATCTATACGATCGAGTGTTGCGGCGGaggcaacggcaacggcaacggcaacggcaacggcaacggcaacggcaacggcaacggcaacggaaacagcaacagcagcgagGACTGGCCAGCAAACAAAACCCGTCACTTCAGCGCCAGTTTCGGAAGATGTTAATATGTCGGGTGCCAATGATGTTGTTCAACCGATTGCATCCAATGCTAACGAACAAGTCAAAGAAGACAGTACTCAGGCTAAGTCTGATATCGATATAGCACGAGTCAACGCATTCGAGAACTCAGTTGAAGCGCCAGGCATTAAAGAGATTCCAGACAGTCAAGAGGAGCCCCCTGAGCAGATGGATGTGGATGTTCCTGAGCCCAAAGCAACCATTCAAGCTCAAACTCAAAGTCAAGAGGTTAAATCAGATGGGAGTACACAGGCTACCGAGAAAGCCCCGTCAACACCTACGCCAGCCCCCATTTCTGATGTTGCCACTGTACCTGTGGAGTCGGCACCCAAAGAGTCCCCCCCAAAGGTTGAGCGCGCTGTTACTAGAGTTTCCTCCGGGGCGATGCGCCCAAAGTCAGTCAGCGAGATTGTCGGTGCAACTCCTCGACAAACCCCGTCCTTAGAGCATACTTCGACCAACAAAAGCCTGGACAGTCAATTGACCCCCTTGACTTCGACACCCAAATCGCCAAGCTTAAGACATCGCCATATCTCTGCTCATCAAAGGCAGAGGTCACGAAGCCAGCCCTCGACTGTTGTTTTCGGAAAGCAATCCAAGAAAGCAGATGAACGATCGATAGTGGCCAGTCAGCGTGATCCTATCATACCGACCGAGGACTACTACACTCCCCTTTTCGTCCAGGGATTCGCTGGCAGCTCCTCCTGGATGCAGCCCATTGAGAAGATATTGTACACTGCCAACAAGACCGTGACTACCCCTGATGCCAATCTTGCCATTCAGGACCATCAGGCTTGTAAAGTTCTGCGCCGGGTTTACCACTTGCAGCAGCATGACAAATGGTCTCTACGGCAACCCAAGCGCTGCCCGGAGCCAACACGCCCCCCGTCACACTGGGATGTCATGCTACAAGAAATGAAATGGATGCGAACTGATTTCCGAGAAGAACGCAAATGGAAAAGGGCTGTTGCAAAAAACCTTGCATATGCTTGCGCAGAATGGCACGAATCTACCCCCGAAGAGCGAAAACTGATGCAGGTTTCTGCTGTGATACCCCCAAAGACACAGCCTGCCCCTGACGTTTCgatggctgatgttgagggcGAAAATCAACTCACACCTGATCTTATCTCAAGCGGAGACGTCGAGTCTATTGATAACCTGGATGATTTAACTGAGGATTTCCCTGAGACGATAGCACCGtccgccatcttctccctGCAAGACGACGATGTTATCTTTGGACTTCGTCGAACAGCTGCTGCAGACCAACTTCTGGAAGAGCTACCCATGTTTGGAAAGCCTCTCCAGGTTCCCAAATTTGACCTTACAGGTCCTGAGTGGGATCCTGATGCTCATTGGCGACGGCCAGCTCTACCACTGAGCAAGTATGTTGAAGGCCACATGAAGTTAGTTTCAGATGGTCCCCCAAGGAAGCGTAGCCGATATGATTACCAGAACGAGGATTCTGATGACGAGGGCGAGACTGGTTTTGTCACCAGTGGTCCTTCACCCAGCCTTCCTCTACCACCAGCTACTGATGAGGTGGCCCTATTTAACCCCGAGATGAAGCATATTCGCGATCGCCTCTATGTTGGCCATCAGTTCCGACCGCCTTCGGAATATCCCATGCCGTTACAGAGCTTCTTCGAATGCAGAAACCCCTCTCAGTGGACAAtcaacgaggatgatgaacttCGAAATCTTGTCCGGGAATACTCTTACAACTGGTCCCTTATTGCCAGCATGTTAGCACCCAAATCTCGCTTTACTTCGGGTGCTGAGAGACGGTCCCCGTGGGAATGTTTTGAGAGATGGATTTCTCTCGAAGGACTTCCAGCCGATATGTCCAAGACCCAATATTTCAAAGCCTACACAGGACGTATTGCCGCCGCCCAGAATTTCATTGCACAGCAAAACCAGCTCGCGTTACAGCAAATTAACCCAGCCAATGGCGCAGTCACGCCTGGACGGAGACGCCCTCCGTCAACTCCCGTCAGAGTGGAGAGACGACGGAATCAGAAGCACCTCACACTTCTTGACGCAATGCGTAAGCTGGCGAAGAAACGGGAGACAGCTGCTCAGAAGCAACAGCACACAGCTTCGCAGAATGCAGCCAATAAAAAGGTCAATGATCCTGCATCACAACGCACCAACAAGACACCGAGAGACTACAGCATCATGCGACATGAGCGAGACCAAGCTCTGGCAGAAAAGATGGCGCAGTATGCGTCaaagcaagaagctcaaagacGAGTAAGTCCCACATATTATAACAGAAGCACAAAGCTGACACCCTCTCAGGCTGCCTTGCAAGCCAGGGTTCAAGGTCCAGCCCAGATGGCTGGCACTCCTGGAGCTGCGCATGTCGGTCAAAATGCAGCTCAAgttgctgccgctgccgccgtGGCAGCAGCCAATGGCATGAATGGTGTTGGCCGACTTAATGTACCTAATCAGCTTGCTgttgccgccgccgccgccgccggcCAAGCTCGTCCTAGAATGCCCATGCAATCTCCTGCTCCCAATGGCATGGGGGCTGTTCCGTCTCAAATGGCTGGCGGGCTCGTTCCACCTAATCAGATGACGAGTGCGCAACAAGCCCAATTGCAAGCAATGCAAGGACAACACAATCGCATGCCCATGCCAAATCCCCAGCCTGACGTCAACTTGATGATGCGTGCACAGCGCATCTCTGAACAACAACGTCTGGCACAGATGCAGCACGCTCAAGGCGGCCCTGGAGCTCCTGGCCAAGGGGCGAACGGTTCCCAGCAGAGTCCCCCCTTGAATATGCGAAATGGTGTTAACGGCATCAACGGGGCCAATGCAATGAACCAGCAGAACTTCATAAATAACGCCCAGGCTATGATGGCCCAGTTCAACTCCGGTAACCTCGGCTCACCACAGGCCAATGGTCTTCATATGCCGGCTGGTCCTGCTGGCTCAATAGCCCCACGACCACAAGCACAGCTGCCTCCTAGTATTGCCGCTCAGCTTGCTCAGCTCGAGGCCCAGTTTCGTACTAAGAATCCGACACTACCCCCTGATCAGATTCGCCAAATGGCAACAGAGCATCTAACACGCCTTATGATGGCTCAGCGCACTGCTATGAACTCTGCTGCTGGTACGGCAAATGGCCAAGGCGGACTTGCTGCTAGCATCGCCGCCACGACAAGCCCTCATCAATACGCCGCGTTGCTtcgccaacagcaacagcagcaggcAAGTCAAGCGGCTGGTAGCCCTGggcaacaacaccagcaacttcaccagcagcatcaacaagcgaaacaacagcagcctcaacaacagcagcctcaacagcagcagcaagggcAAGCCCAGGCTCAGGCCCaagctcagcaacaacaacaacaacaacaaaggcaGGCAAGCGGCAGCGCTACACCGTCAGCAGGCTAATCGTACAAAACGGGCAAAATAAAGGAAGGTTTTTTGTTTGGGTTCTAGAACCAATGGTTTGGTTGGTGCATGGGAAGCGATGAATattggtgttgatcttgtcatgAAAAAAGCGTGCAGGCAAAAAGAAAGGGCATCATTCTGGTTCTGGCTGTACAGTTGCTTACCCTTTTTATGTATGAGAACGGATGGTTGGTATGGCATATTCGTGATGAGTTGGAGATCATCTGTAGATACATTTTGTTAATTATTCAAGGCATGAAATAGGCGTATCATTACGCTAAGCCTCGAAGTCATCGTCTGTTCAAGGCgattaaaataaaacacCACCCTCATAAGCAATTGCATTCACCATATCGCGCATCTGCAAGTGACACGATGAATAGGAAATACGAGCACAAGAAGATAGAATAAACACATCATTTATCTAACGTCAATGCCATGTCTATACTAGTAAAACCCAACGCCGTTCATGCACATAAGATGATACATACAGCCCGCCTCGACGCGAGACTCTCACGAATATCCATCATTTGCTATGTCTCACTTAGCTTGGTCCACCGTGCCCACCCCTAGAGCTATCACCTTGAAGTAGTAGCCtgggcttgatgaagtcctcGTCCAGGTGGTGAAACACACTGGCCGGATCCTCCGAGGACCAGAGCTGTCGGAGGGCATTGGTTGCTGTTATAGGTTGACCACCGGGTGTCTCTGTCGTGGGAGTTGCATATGCACTGTCTACTCGAGATGGAGGAGCGGTGCTAGCCCGTGGCAGTGGTGATCGTCGGGCTGGCGGAGGCAGGTCGGAGACGTCAATATCACTACCAATGTCGGAATCATCGTTATGGCGAAGGAGATCGGATCGTTCTGGGATAGAATTCTTTCGACTCTTGCTAACAGGGCGGCCACCAGTGTGCGGGGACGAGGCGCCTGAGACATAACTAGCAGACTGGCCAGCCTCGAGACTGCCAAGGGCAACGCTGCCATTCCGGCGAGGATTATATCCGATCCCCGTTCCTGAACGCTTGACCTGAAGGCCTCCGCCAAAGGTCTCGATGTCGAACTCATCGTCACTGTCAACTTCCTCAACAACGCCAGTCCGGATACCCAGGATCTCAAGCATTCGAGCGGTCGTACCACCAAAAATGATGACAGTAAGCACGACAACTACCAGAACAGTAGCTCTAAGTGCGGGCGCGTTGTCGCCAGTGAGCAAAGCAGCCAGCGCCACGCCGACAGCTCCACGGAGGCCAGCCCAGTAGAGCATGGCCTGGTAGTTATAGGGcagctcatcaccaacctcttGGCCGCGTCTGCTGGCGCGATATCGGATGAACCAGTTAATAGCCTTGGACAAAGGGAATACAGCGACCCATCTGGCAGCGCAGACAGCCAGAATAGTGACAATGATGAGGGGCGGCTGGAATGAGAGGTTGTTGTCGGTGAATAAAGCCAGTCCCAGGTaaatgaagatgaagttctcGGACAACTGCGACAAGATCTGAAAGATGAACTTGGTGGTAAGTTGAGTTCGGCGGGACATGTTGAAATAGGCATAGTGCTTAAGTGTAATACCACAGAAAAGCAACGACACAATACCTGCATGGAAATTAGAATGTGTGTAGCACAAGCCAAGACTGGAGTGACATACCAGACATGTGAAGGCCGTGAGAGAAGAAGTAAGTGGCGTAGGCGATCAAGACAATCAAACAACTCTCAATCTTGGGAATACGGCGAAGGTAGGTAAACTTGAGCAGCAAAGCAGTGCCAACGCCAACAATGAAGCCGATAAACATGctgcagaagaagacgagtaAAAAGATTCCCGTGCCTTCAAAGAAGCTGACGATGCCGAGATTAGCAGCCTCGCCCTTCTTGTACTTCTGCGCAGTTTCGAAAATGACAATGGCGATAGCGTCATTGAGGATCGACTCTCCGAAGATGATGGTATACAGCTTGGGGTCAACCTTGTAGGTGTTGAAGATTGCGAGAATAGTGACGGGGTCAGTAGCGGAGAGAGTTGCGCCCACGGAGATCGCATCGACAAAGGTCATGCCCAGCGATCCGGGGAGGAGTGTAAAGATGTACAGGATCAAGCCAATAACGACAGCCGACAGAAAGGTTCCAGCAAAGGCAAAAGTCAAGATGGTGCCAATGTTGCGGAAGAAGTTGGCCTGATGTAGCTCATAGCCCGAGGATAGAATAATAGGTggcagaagaaggttgaagaagatttggTAGTCGAAACTGATCATGTTGCGAATAGAGTCGCCAGAAGCTATCATCAAGACAAGCCCAACAACCATTCCTGCAAAGAGAAGACCTGTGAGCCATTGATCCTCGGTAGTTGATTTCAGGGAGCGCACCAGCAAAGATGGATATAACCGTTTCATGTATAGCAgtgaccttcttcatctgcagCATATAGCTTGTGAAGAAAGCAATAATGAGCAGCATaatcgagatgaagagggCCCACGCCGCGAACAATTCCTTCTGAGCAGAGTCGCCCTCTGGAGGTCATCGTCAGTATTTCTTGTGGTGGATTGCCTCTTTTCGAATGGGAAAACGCACCCTCAGGATCGCTCTCTTCGTCGGTCGCTCGCTCTATGTTCGATTCGTCAGTCTCACATTGCACAACCAGAGTCGAACTCCATTGGTGAGGAATAGCGTACTAAGGAGCTGGAAGCCCATTCCGACGAGCCTTGCGGAAGCCATTGTATTTGCGTCGTCTCCGTGTCCGGTCTCCGTCGCTTTGCGATAATTTAAAGCCGTCGCGATCGTTCAGATCAAGTGGGAAACCCCTTGCGCGAGCCTCGTAAGCTGCGACACTGGAACATTCGCAAGGGAGCACGAGTATCGAGAGGAAGCGGTATTGGAACCGCAGGACGAATTACTTGTAGgttttgttgctgctgctgacaACGTCGACACGAAAGAAGAGTCCAGGCAGCAAAAGAGCGAATGTTGGAGGGAACAAGTTGGCGTGCCCTGGACTGGGTAATGCGATTGGAAGTTAGAGGGATAACTACTAACTTACTACCTAGCCCAATGGAAGGTTAAGGTAAGGTGGTAAGGTATACTAGGTAGGCTCCCTAATCGGACTAAGCTAGGTACCTTAAGTGCGAGGTGAGCCAATAGCAGCCACCTCAAGATTAGTAGGTAAAACCAGATGAAAGGCGACAGCTTTCAACAGTTCAAGACTCTGATTGGCTCATCTCCAATGCACAGGATTACCTACCCTACCAACCCTAGGTAGTTGTTGTTCACGTCTAGACCGGGTTGTTCAAAGGTAGTTGACCTCTAAACACCCAAATTCGAAGACATATGCTGACCGGTAGGGAGCCAACCTGAAATACTGTTTTCCTAGATAAATTCTAGCAGCATGGAAGAGAAAGATGACCTAAGACCGTCCCACTATGAAGTTATCATAATATACTACCTTTTGTATGTATGTAGTATGTCCTATTATGCTAAGTGATACTAACCTCAAGACttgaaacaaagaaacaagcaaCATACCCAACCTTGGGGTCAAGTTTGCTTTCAACTCGTACAGCATTGGACCCCATCTGCCCAAGAAAAGTTGGTACCTATGCTTTGCTAACCTACCATCAGTGGCTTCGTGGTCTACCTACTAACTTAGGGTCATCGACAAACTTACAGTCCTTGATTATCAGTTCTCATCTATTGCATCCATGAACGCTAGCGGGGCCGTTGGTGGGGGATTGTTGAGGCTCTTCAGTAGGTCAATCCACTAATCATACTGGAATTTAGCCCCTGGAGGGGCAGGGGACGACAACCTACGCTGTCATATCCCCGGAGCCTCTGCACTTAGACCTAACTAAATCCTTCACTTCCATCCATGGGAAGCTGTCAACTTCACAACCCAACGTTAGCTGAACAACTCCGCTGTCGCGTCTACGACGAATATTAAAAATCACCAAGTCAACAACGCACAAAATCTGCTGGAGCACTCGCGATCACGATGTATCACCTCGCCAAAGGCATTTACCTCTATGCGACCAGCAAAGAAGGTACCTTCAACACTCCATGATTTCTTCCCTCGAAACGCTAACCTCGCTATCTTGCTAGAATACTCTGTAATTCTTCTAGGCCTTGACAATGCCGGAAAAACCACCTTTCACGAACAAGTCAAGTCCATGTTTCTACCAAACAGACCCGACCCGAAGCTCAAGACAGTACCCACCGTAGGCCAGAACGTTTCGACGATACCCCTTCAAGACATGTACCTCAAGCTCTGGGACGTAGGCGGTCAGCACTCGCTCCGAAAGCTCTGGGAGAGTTACTATGCAAGCTGCCATGCTAtagtcttcatcatcgacagcACAGATATTGGCGACGGAAACATTGAGCATGAAGAGAACGTTGGCAGACTGGAGGAGTGTCGGCTAGTCCTCGAGGACGTCCTACAACACTCTGAAACTGAAGGGGTACCACTTCTAATACTAGCAAACAAGCAGGATCGCGAGGATT is part of the Fusarium fujikuroi IMI 58289 draft genome, chromosome FFUJ_chr07 genome and encodes:
- a CDS encoding related to Pre-mRNA-splicing factor SPP2 produces the protein MTEQSKPPASRIAIKFGATSSNKNSTKASKPNPSSSLGKRPRPHALGGASDSEDDDYEHRGQHEKITGFGVDGAETERKAKDSRTEKKEYVMARLPNHDWRSEAKAQRKSKSSLPEEARAQQNNTAAETEPADQEKGIKWGLTIKEKTEDANKDVGSESKEKPVSNDDNQKKPPPKRTADDEALDALLGNKEEDKKIIHPSEEDAYRHDVQGAAETTLDDYEAMPVEEFGAALLRGLGWDGKTHDTVKEVKRRPNQLGLGGTELKGEENLGGWNQSGKKNRRPRLDEYRREESKRKEGRYHEDSYKREREREREHERERGRDSRHGHRDRDHDRDRDRDRDRDRNRDHDRHRSHRDYDRRR
- a CDS encoding related to chromatin modification-related protein vid21 — its product is MTEVGAADLSRLLQTKRNECSSIVTSRKRKLRELFAVATQSEGLPHPVLTNPDAPTTTPAEWQFLQANDIIQGKTLNEASIPARPPISLELFKKSLAKAIFIAPEPTPKRTLEDASKPETANVQNKEQSNGTYPPPKVGDAPPKRTPSPPPSTDPATTDKASSLPTPTSQPVPLPEDAIVEPTLTTSPMTQTATDTNVNPKSKAEDIPNASEASDTPAPRQPQVTFESGTKGENTRPGVSTAEKTSRGPSTSSDARGGALTVKPPTDAARAPDALSSPGSTAQSATTPAVHDDASTDTSPEHEGPQFVEPAEEKMTKDEVDEGVHEKDDEKESSHDVEATLNQDIQNRVLEAPPDSAEAQLLQESIRSSVAAEATATATATATATATATATATETATAARTGQQTKPVTSAPVSEDVNMSGANDVVQPIASNANEQVKEDSTQAKSDIDIARVNAFENSVEAPGIKEIPDSQEEPPEQMDVDVPEPKATIQAQTQSQEVKSDGSTQATEKAPSTPTPAPISDVATVPVESAPKESPPKVERAVTRVSSGAMRPKSVSEIVGATPRQTPSLEHTSTNKSLDSQLTPLTSTPKSPSLRHRHISAHQRQRSRSQPSTVVFGKQSKKADERSIVASQRDPIIPTEDYYTPLFVQGFAGSSSWMQPIEKILYTANKTVTTPDANLAIQDHQACKVLRRVYHLQQHDKWSLRQPKRCPEPTRPPSHWDVMLQEMKWMRTDFREERKWKRAVAKNLAYACAEWHESTPEERKLMQVSAVIPPKTQPAPDVSMADVEGENQLTPDLISSGDVESIDNLDDLTEDFPETIAPSAIFSLQDDDVIFGLRRTAAADQLLEELPMFGKPLQVPKFDLTGPEWDPDAHWRRPALPLSKYVEGHMKLVSDGPPRKRSRYDYQNEDSDDEGETGFVTSGPSPSLPLPPATDEVALFNPEMKHIRDRLYVGHQFRPPSEYPMPLQSFFECRNPSQWTINEDDELRNLVREYSYNWSLIASMLAPKSRFTSGAERRSPWECFERWISLEGLPADMSKTQYFKAYTGRIAAAQNFIAQQNQLALQQINPANGAVTPGRRRPPSTPVRVERRRNQKHLTLLDAMRKLAKKRETAAQKQQHTASQNAANKKVNDPASQRTNKTPRDYSIMRHERDQALAEKMAQYASKQEAQRRAALQARVQGPAQMAGTPGAAHVGQNAAQVAAAAAVAAANGMNGVGRLNVPNQLAVAAAAAAGQARPRMPMQSPAPNGMGAVPSQMAGGLVPPNQMTSAQQAQLQAMQGQHNRMPMPNPQPDVNLMMRAQRISEQQRLAQMQHAQGGPGAPGQGANGSQQSPPLNMRNGVNGINGANAMNQQNFINNAQAMMAQFNSGNLGSPQANGLHMPAGPAGSIAPRPQAQLPPSIAAQLAQLEAQFRTKNPTLPPDQIRQMATEHLTRLMMAQRTAMNSAAGTANGQGGLAASIAATTSPHQYAALLRQQQQQQASQAAGSPGQQHQQLHQQHQQAKQQQPQQQQPQQQQQGQAQAQAQAQQQQQQQQRQASGSATPSAG
- a CDS encoding probable NA+-H+ antiporter; protein product: MASARLVGMGFQLLKRATDEESDPEEGDSAQKELFAAWALFISIMLLIIAFFTSYMLQMKKVTAIHETVISIFAGMVVGLVLMIASGDSIRNMISFDYQIFFNLLLPPIILSSGYELHQANFFRNIGTILTFAFAGTFLSAVVIGLILYIFTLLPGSLGMTFVDAISVGATLSATDPVTILAIFNTYKVDPKLYTIIFGESILNDAIAIVIFETAQKYKKGEAANLGIVSFFEGTGIFLLVFFCSMFIGFIVGVGTALLLKFTYLRRIPKIESCLIVLIAYATYFFSHGLHMSGIVSLLFCGITLKHYAYFNMSRRTQLTTKFIFQILSQLSENFIFIYLGLALFTDNNLSFQPPLIIVTILAVCAARWVAVFPLSKAINWFIRYRASRRGQEVGDELPYNYQAMLYWAGLRGAVGVALAALLTGDNAPALRATVLVVVVLTVIIFGGTTARMLEILGIRTGVVEEVDSDDEFDIETFGGGLQVKRSGTGIGYNPRRNGSVALGSLEAGQSASYVSGASSPHTGGRPVSKSRKNSIPERSDLLRHNDDSDIGSDIDVSDLPPPARRSPLPRASTAPPSRVDSAYATPTTETPGGQPITATNALRQLWSSEDPASVFHHLDEDFIKPRLLLQGDSSRGGHGGPS
- a CDS encoding probable ADP-ribosylation factor-like protein, member of the arf-sar family in the ras superfamily; amino-acid sequence: MYHLAKGIYLYATSKEEYSVILLGLDNAGKTTFHEQVKSMFLPNRPDPKLKTVPTVGQNVSTIPLQDMYLKLWDVGGQHSLRKLWESYYASCHAIVFIIDSTDIGDGNIEHEENVGRLEECRLVLEDVLQHSETEGVPLLILANKQDREDCVETIRIKEGLVKKVMEGDKGSAVRDSRVLAMSALTGDGVREAIEWVRTRVQWNKESRPPVMR